From the Triticum urartu cultivar G1812 chromosome 4, Tu2.1, whole genome shotgun sequence genome, the window TGGTTGTGCATCCAGACCTTGAAGACCTGCCTGGTGACCCCGATCTCCCGGCAGAAGCGAGCGACCTCGTCGTCCCCCGGCGCGCGGCCGGGCTCGCGCTTGGGCATCCGCCACCCCAGCCGCTCCGCGAACCGCAGCATCCGCGCCTTCTGCTCGTCTGTGAACTTGGTCCGCGTCCGCCGCCTGCTGCCCCCGCCGCTGTGCgacccgccgccgtcgccgccgcccatGGCGACCCCAGGCCCAGAGGGGCCGGCCATTGCCAGGTGGTGGTGCATGTAGCCCGGCGGGGCGCCGGGAGAGGGCAGCATTAGCGGCGCGTGCTGGCTGGCGGCGCCGGGAGAGGCCGTGCCGTCGAGGAACGCCTTGCGGTGGAAGTTGCGGTGGCAGCCGCAGGCGGCGCAGAGGAGCGCGGCCGGCTGGCTGTCGTCGGGGG encodes:
- the LOC125553453 gene encoding zinc-finger homeodomain protein 11-like, which translates into the protein MEQLQHQQERAREVYRECLRNHAAKLGTYASDGCCEYTPDDSQPAALLCAACGCHRNFHRKAFLDGTASPGAASQHAPLMLPSPGAPPGYMHHHLAMAGPSGPGVAMGGGDGGGSHSGGGSRRRTRTKFTDEQKARMLRFAERLGWRMPKREPGRAPGDDEVARFCREIGVTRQVFKVWMHNHKAGVGGSGGAGAQTSSSTTRGGGGGGGGAGGMSPAMGGDGEDDEEVRGSEMCM